Proteins co-encoded in one Sulfurimonas sp. HSL1-2 genomic window:
- a CDS encoding GNAT family N-acetyltransferase — translation MRIVPVTSPGQIALCASLAETIWREFYTPIIGEAQVVYMLRAFQSAGAMAEQIQNGYRYSLLYDGEMAVGYCATVPEGDALKVSKLYVLKTVRGKGGGHLMLEHCASDAKARGLQRLVLTVNRHNPSVAFYEREGFTNAGPLVQEIGGGYVMDDYVMVRPLA, via the coding sequence ATGCGTATTGTCCCCGTTACTTCGCCCGGACAGATCGCCCTTTGCGCTTCCCTGGCGGAGACGATCTGGCGCGAATTCTATACGCCGATCATCGGGGAGGCGCAGGTGGTGTACATGCTGCGCGCTTTTCAATCCGCCGGTGCGATGGCCGAGCAGATCCAAAACGGTTACCGCTACAGTCTCCTCTACGACGGCGAGATGGCGGTAGGGTACTGCGCCACCGTGCCCGAAGGCGATGCGCTCAAAGTGAGCAAACTTTACGTCCTTAAAACGGTCCGGGGGAAAGGCGGCGGCCACCTGATGCTGGAACACTGTGCATCAGATGCGAAGGCGCGCGGCCTCCAACGACTCGTACTGACGGTCAACCGCCACAACCCCTCCGTGGCGTTCTACGAGCGTGAGGGGTTTACGAACGCCGGCCCCCTGGTCCAGGAGATCGGGGGCGGCTATGTTATGGATGATTACGTCATGGTGCGGCCGCTCGCCTGA